The Flammeovirgaceae bacterium genome contains a region encoding:
- the trpB gene encoding tryptophan synthase subunit beta — MRYNVDINGYYGDFGGAFIPELLHANIEELRQNYLTIVNDESFSTEFTRLLHDYAGRPTPLYFASRLSEKYHARIYLKREDLCHTGAHKINNTIGQILLARRLNKQKIIAETGAGQHGVATATVCALMGMPCTVYMGQLDMERQRPNVERMKLLGALVVPVTSGNKTLKDATNEALRHWIGHPKDTHYIIGSVVGPHPYPDMVARFQSVISHEMKYQLIEKEGNPYPDYVIACVGGGSNAAGCFYHYLDDEPVNLVGVEAAGKGVDTGQSAATTVLGRPGILHGSKTLLMQTDDGQVVEPYSISAGLDYPGIGPLHAELHRNGRVTFIHASDDEAMLAGLELCRMEGIIPAIESAHALAALAKLSFDKDDVVVVNLSGRGDKDLETYIRWNDEK; from the coding sequence ATGCGGTACAACGTTGATATAAACGGATATTACGGAGATTTTGGTGGTGCTTTTATACCTGAATTACTGCACGCTAACATCGAAGAACTCAGGCAAAACTACCTGACCATAGTGAATGACGAATCGTTTAGCACCGAGTTTACTCGGCTGTTACACGATTATGCCGGCCGTCCTACACCTTTATACTTCGCTTCGCGGTTATCGGAAAAATACCATGCGCGTATTTACCTGAAGCGTGAAGATCTGTGCCATACCGGTGCGCATAAAATCAATAACACCATCGGGCAGATACTGTTGGCCAGGCGCTTAAATAAGCAGAAGATAATTGCTGAAACAGGTGCCGGCCAGCACGGTGTAGCCACCGCCACGGTATGCGCATTGATGGGAATGCCCTGCACCGTGTACATGGGGCAACTGGATATGGAACGGCAGCGGCCCAATGTAGAACGAATGAAATTGCTGGGCGCACTGGTAGTGCCGGTCACTTCCGGTAACAAAACCCTTAAAGATGCTACCAATGAAGCCCTGCGCCATTGGATTGGCCATCCTAAGGACACGCATTATATAATCGGGTCAGTGGTAGGTCCGCACCCGTATCCGGATATGGTTGCCCGATTTCAATCGGTAATCAGTCATGAAATGAAGTACCAGTTAATCGAAAAAGAAGGTAATCCTTACCCCGATTATGTAATTGCCTGTGTTGGCGGAGGCAGCAATGCGGCCGGTTGTTTTTATCATTACCTCGATGATGAGCCTGTTAACCTGGTTGGCGTTGAAGCAGCGGGAAAGGGCGTTGATACGGGGCAGTCGGCTGCAACCACGGTACTTGGCCGACCCGGCATTTTACATGGCAGTAAAACGCTGCTTATGCAGACCGATGATGGCCAGGTGGTTGAGCCATATTCCATTTCGGCAGGCCTTGACTATCCGGGCATTGGCCCGCTTCATGCTGAGTTGCACAGAAATGGCCGTGTTACGTTTATCCATGCATCTGACGATGAAGCGATGCTTGCCGGCCTGGAGCTTTGCCGGATGGAGGGTATTATACCGGCTATTGAAAGCGCGCATGCGCTTGCGGCATTAGCGAAACTTAGTTTTGATAAAGATGACGTAGTAGTTGTCAATCTATCAGGAAGAGGAGATAAGGATCTGGAAACCTACATCCGGTGGAATGATGAAAAATGA
- a CDS encoding DUF1684 domain-containing protein → MDSNKSFLFYLVVGMLTGCSGPQKQNETTFDVEAYKKEIAGWQQQRNAYQVSENGWVNLAGLFWLKEGINSFGSAKSNDLVFPQGKIPEQAGYFVVQGNTVTVNGNNGVIFTRNGKESNGGILFHPDSAQITMAYGPLRWFVIKREAKLGIRLRDLEHPLLKEFKGIEFYPVDPAWRLEGTVEWADSSRTIEITNVLGQTLQQRSVGTLVFDYAGATYRLDALDEGNNEFFIIFGDETNARETYGAGRYLYVPLPDSTGRVVIDFNRAYNPPCAFTEFATCPLPPKQNILPFPVKAGEKNYGDH, encoded by the coding sequence ATGGATTCTAATAAATCATTTCTTTTTTACCTGGTGGTAGGTATGCTTACGGGCTGCAGCGGCCCACAAAAGCAAAATGAAACCACGTTTGATGTTGAGGCTTACAAAAAAGAAATTGCAGGCTGGCAACAGCAACGCAATGCTTACCAGGTTAGTGAAAACGGCTGGGTGAACCTGGCCGGGTTGTTTTGGTTAAAGGAAGGCATTAATTCATTTGGAAGCGCAAAATCAAATGACCTGGTATTTCCTCAGGGTAAAATTCCTGAACAGGCGGGCTATTTTGTTGTGCAAGGTAATACAGTTACGGTAAACGGAAACAACGGAGTTATTTTCACGCGTAACGGAAAGGAAAGCAATGGCGGCATTTTGTTTCATCCGGATTCAGCGCAGATTACCATGGCCTATGGGCCCCTGCGCTGGTTTGTAATTAAGCGGGAGGCTAAACTGGGTATACGCCTGCGTGATCTTGAACATCCGCTGCTGAAAGAGTTTAAGGGAATTGAGTTTTACCCAGTTGATCCGGCCTGGCGCCTGGAGGGAACGGTAGAGTGGGCCGATTCGTCACGAACTATTGAAATCACCAACGTATTGGGTCAAACACTGCAGCAACGATCGGTAGGAACCTTGGTATTCGATTATGCGGGAGCAACCTACCGCCTGGATGCGCTTGATGAAGGCAACAATGAATTCTTCATCATTTTTGGCGATGAAACAAACGCCCGCGAGACCTATGGTGCCGGCAGGTACCTGTATGTGCCGCTGCCCGACAGTACCGGCCGGGTAGTTATTGATTTCAACAGAGCATACAACCCGCCTTGTGCCTTTACCGAGTTTGCCACATGTCCTTTGCCTCCGAAACAAAACATATTGCCTTTTCCTGTAAAGGCCGGTGAAAAGAATTATGGTGATCACTAA
- a CDS encoding tryptophan synthase subunit alpha — translation MVITKFQNRLDELFSTRKQGILSVFYTAGFPRLDDTVRIARELEQAGADMIEIGIPFSDPIADGPVIQHSNTIAVGNGITLSTIFRQVEVIRNTVQLPIVLMGYLNPVIQFGMELFVSECSRTGVDGVILPDLPLDEYLARYQELFGQHRVYLSFLITPTTPPDRIRLLDEFSSGFIYAVAASGTTGARALFSADQLTYFQQLKDINLKNPFLIGFGISNQATFREACRYGAGAIVGSAFIQALSENKQIDKYIKSMRS, via the coding sequence ATGGTGATCACTAAATTTCAAAATCGCCTGGATGAACTGTTTTCCACCAGGAAGCAGGGCATTCTTTCCGTTTTTTATACAGCGGGGTTTCCCCGGCTGGACGATACAGTGCGAATTGCCCGTGAACTTGAGCAGGCCGGTGCTGATATGATTGAAATCGGAATACCCTTTTCGGACCCGATAGCCGATGGACCGGTTATTCAACACAGTAATACTATAGCGGTTGGTAATGGTATAACGCTAAGCACAATTTTCCGGCAGGTTGAAGTCATCCGCAACACCGTACAACTGCCGATTGTACTGATGGGTTACCTGAACCCGGTTATTCAGTTTGGGATGGAACTTTTTGTTTCCGAATGCTCCCGTACCGGAGTTGACGGTGTTATCCTTCCGGATTTGCCGCTTGATGAATACTTGGCCCGGTATCAGGAATTATTCGGGCAGCACAGGGTTTATTTGTCGTTTCTTATTACTCCGACAACACCCCCGGATCGAATACGGCTGCTGGATGAGTTTAGCAGTGGTTTTATTTATGCCGTTGCAGCTTCCGGCACAACCGGAGCAAGAGCGTTATTTAGTGCTGATCAGCTAACGTATTTTCAGCAATTAAAGGATATTAACCTTAAAAACCCTTTCCTCATCGGCTTTGGTATATCCAATCAGGCAACTTTTAGGGAGGCTTGCCGCTATGGAGCAGGTGCTATCGTTGGAAGTGCGTTTATTCAGGCACTTTCAGAGAATAAGCAGATTGACAAATACATTAAATCCATGAGGAGCTAA
- a CDS encoding Hsp20/alpha crystallin family protein, with protein sequence MKRTGFPSLFNEGWLTDFFDNDRFFDADWMKRMHVVPAVNVVEKEKEFEIELAAPGLDKKDFNITVENGVLTIACEKEMEKESKEKNYTRKEYNYSKFSRSFTLPENVKTDKVDARYENGILRLVLPKEVEAKVKPKAIEVH encoded by the coding sequence ATGAAAAGAACCGGATTTCCTTCGCTGTTTAACGAAGGTTGGCTGACCGACTTCTTTGACAACGATCGCTTCTTCGATGCCGACTGGATGAAGCGGATGCACGTTGTACCTGCTGTTAATGTTGTTGAAAAAGAAAAGGAGTTTGAGATTGAACTGGCTGCGCCTGGTCTCGACAAAAAAGATTTCAACATTACGGTGGAAAATGGCGTTCTGACCATCGCCTGCGAAAAGGAAATGGAAAAAGAAAGCAAAGAAAAGAACTACACCCGCAAAGAGTACAACTACAGCAAGTTCAGCCGTTCTTTCACATTACCTGAAAATGTGAAGACCGATAAAGTTGATGCGCGGTATGAAAATGGCATTCTCCGTCTCGTACTTCCAAAAGAAGTGGAGGCCAAGGTAAAACCGAAAGCCATTGAAGTACACTAA